A stretch of DNA from Mycobacterium senriense:
CGGCCCTGCTCGGCCAGCGCGCAGGCCAGCCGGGCCCGTTCAGGCTCGTCGCGGTTGTCGCTGGGGTGACGTTGCTGGCCGTCGTGAGCCGGGACGCGGTCCAGGTAGCCGCCATAGCCGATCAGGTCGGTCGCCGTGGCCAGCTCGCGGCGGGTCTGCGGCGTCATCCAGTCCAGGTCGCCGGGACCCAGTCCCACCACCGTGACGCTGCCGGCCGCGGGCTTGTGTCGGCCGCGCTGCCCGCCCGGCAGGATGGCCAGCGAGAAGTACGGGACGCCGGCCTCGTCAACGTCGGCGGCGGGCAGGATGCGTTGCGTGGTGGTGCTGGCCCGCTCCACGTAGAACGCGTCGTCAAGCTGTCCTGATGCCGAAAGGGCTTCCCGCACAGCGTGATACGAACGTCCAAGCTTGAGCACGACGGCGGCGTCGGTGTCGGCGAGCCGACGGGTCAGCTCTTCGACCGGCAAGGTGCCCGGCAGCACCGACAGCACCTCGTCGCCGGCCACCAAGGGTGTCGCGATGGCCGCCGAGGCGGCGCTCACCGACGTCACGCCGGGCACGATGACGGCGTCGAACCGCTCCGTCAGCCGGGTGTGCAGGTGCATGTACGAGCTGTAGAACAGCGGATCGCCCTCGGCCAGCAGGGCCACGTTGCGACCGGCGTCGAGGTGCGCCGCGATGCGCCCGGTGGCCTCGACGTAGAAGTCCTCGATCGCACCGGCATAGCCGCCGGGATGATCGGTCGTCTCGGTGGTCACGGGGTAGACCAGGTGCTCTTCGATCTGGCCGGGCCGCAGATAGGGTTCGGCGATACCGCGCGCGATGCTGCGGCCGTGCCGGGCGCTGTGATAGGCCACGACGTCGGCCTCGCCGATCACCCGGGCGGCCTTGACGGTCACCAATTCCGGGTCACCGGGCCCCAACCCGACGCCCCACAGGACGCCCCGGTTGGTCATTCGCGGTCGCTCGCGATCGCGTTGACGGCGGCGGCTGCCATGGCACTGCCGCCGCGGCGTCCCCGGACCACCAGATACGAGGTGCCGCGCGGGTCGTCGATGAGCTCCTGTTTGGACTGCGCCGACCCGACGAAACCCACCGGCCCGCCCAGCACGCCGGCCGGCGGGGCGAGCCCGTCGTCGATCAGTTCGAGCAGCCGGAACAGCGCGGTCGGGGCATTGCCGATCGCCAGCACCGCGCCGGGCAGCCGGTCCGCCCACAGCTCAACTCCGGCCGCCGAGCGCGTGGTCTGCCGGCGTGCGGCCAGTTCGGCCGCCCGCGGATCGGCCACCAGGGACACCACCTGGTTGTCGGCCGGCAGCCGTGCGGCGGTGATCCCGGCGGCCACCATCGACGAATCGCACAGCACGGGAGCGCCGCCGCGCAGGGCCGCGCCGACACGGTCGACGACGTCGTCGGTGAACGCGACATGCTCGGCGACGTCGACCTGGCCGCAGGTGTGGATCAACCGGACGACCACCTGTGCCACGTCGGCGGGGAATCGCGCCAGGTCGGCTTCGGCGCGGATCGTCGCGAACGACTGGCGATAGATCTCCGCCGCGTCGCGGATGTAGTCGAGCACCCGCCCACCTTAAGGCTCGCCCACGCGGCGACCCGCCGCACCCGGCTACAGCTGCCGGTATCCGTCCGGTGTGGCCACCAGCACCTCACCGGCGAGCGGACTGCCGCACGCCCGGTCGCAGCCGACGAAGTGCCGGTGCACCGTCGAGTCGGCATCCAGCGATCGCGCGGCATCCGCCCGCACGTCGGCGGCCGAGCGTGCGCAGCCGGGGCTGCCGGTGCAGGCGCTGACGGTCAGCCACGGCGAGTTCTCGTCGAACACCAGGCCCAGGGGCGCCAGCACCCGCAGCGCGGTGTCGGCCACCTCTTCACTGAGATCACACACCAGCACCGAGCGCCACGGCGTGATCACCAGCGGCGCCTCGATCGCAGCCAGGTACTCCGCGACGCGCGCCGGCAGCACACCCAGCGGCACCGCCGCGCCCAGCGTCACCCGCCCGTCGTCCTGGCCGATCCAGCCCACCGGCGCCTTGGTGACGGCCGCAAAGGAGATGGGGCCCGGTTCGGCGCCGGGGAGCAGCCGCCGCAGATCGTCCAATTCTTGGACGCGCCAAGCCGTTTCGCGGATGTCGACGAACCGCGACGCGAGGGTGATCAGCGTCTCGACGACCTCGCCGGCCACCAGCCGGACACCGGTGTCGCGTCCGGCGAGTAACAGCGCGCAGCCGTCGGGGAACGCGTGCACCCCGACGTCGGCGCGCAGCCCCGAGACGTCGGCGCGCCCGTCGTCCAGGCTGAACCAGAACCGGCCGCCCAGCTCGGCGAGCCTGGGCTCGGCGCAGAGCGCGGCGTCGAGCTCGCCGACCCAGCGCCGCAGGTCGAGGTGTCCTCCGGAGCGGCCCGACAGCGGTGAGGCCACGATGTTGCGGGCCCGCTCGTGCGTCGTCGACGGCAACAGGCCCGCCGCCGCGAGCTTCTCGCCCACCGCGGTCAGGTCGGTCAGCCCGCGCAGCTGCACGTTGCCACGGGCGGTCAGCTCGAGCGACCCCGAACCTGACTGGCTACTGACTGCGGCCAACGTGGCCAGCTGGGCGGCGGTGATCATGCCGCCGGGCAGCCGGATCCGGGCCAAGGCGCCATCGGCCGCCTGGTGCACCTGCAACGCACCCGGGCATGCGTCTTCGGCACTGGTCCTGGCCACCGGTCAACGGTACGGGTCCGTAGATCTCCTGAACACCAGGACTGAATCTGACGCCAGCGTGAGCTTCGCCGGAGCCGTTTCTCTCGAGGCCCGACAGTGAACCGATTTCGAACTAACCGCCGAGCAAGGTTTTTTGCTGAAAGCTTTGAAATCCGGCGCGAACCGAATCCTAATCGGTCAGCGTTCCCGTTGGTGGCCACCGCGACCGCCACCCGGCGGCCCGGGCAGGGTGCCTGCGCCGCGGGCAACCGCGAGCGGAATGCTTCGGCGAAGGACCCGCGATCGGTTGCTCGTCTCGGTGCGGCTGGTGGCGGGATAACTCTGCCCGATGTTCGCGAAGGGCGGCGTCACGACCCTCATGGCCGTCAGGCGAGGCCGCATCCCTGCGTAAGGGTCGAAGTCTGGTGGTATCGACGAAAAACGCTGTTGCAGAATGTAATCCGTGCTCGTGCGCTCATTTTCGATTGCGTAATTTTCCCGTGGCTGCCGGAGCCGCCACTCTGTTTGCTTGCAGTTTGCTGCCGCCCACCACTCTATGTAAGCGTCCCGACTACGCTACCGGCTTCATAAGCCGGAAAACATGATTGAAACTCACAATGCTCTGGATCATGCAATCGGTCGGGACGGTTGCGGGGCCAAGTCCTAGGGCCCCGGGTCAGAAATAGCTAGTGCACCAAACTGTTCGGCCCATGCCAAATCGAGGTTTTGGAGGAATGGTGAGTATCAATTCGTTCGAAGAGGACAATGGGAGCTTTTTAGTCTTGACCAACGACGAAAAGCAGCACAGCCTGTGGCCGGTAGCCACGGCTCCAAGCATGTTGCAGGAACAGTTGGACAAACGTGTCAGCTCAGTGGAAGTAACTCCCGCCGTTTGCCCGTTCAGACATCTGGAAGACCAGGCCGACGACATCGATGCCGAGGGAAGGCCCGAGGCCAAGCTACGCTACGCGGATTACCTGCACCTCGACGAGCTGCTCGGCGCGGTACAGCCTTCGTCTGGGGACGCCGACCGGTCTGTTTGGGCCGACGAGAGGTACTTTCAGATCATCCACCAAGCCTCTGAACTGTGGGTGTCGCAGATCTTGGTCGACCTTGACCTTGCACTTGAGTCCGCCCGTCGTTCGGACTTCGACAGAGCGGTCGGTCGTTTGAAGCGCGCCAACGCCCTGCTTGAACTGATCGTTACGACACAGAATGCCCTACAACACCTTGCGGTGAATGACTTCCACCGGTTCCGGCCTGGTTTACAGGGTATGAGCGCCGGACAGTCGCCCCAGTTCACGACCATACTGGCCGGCGTTCGCCACGCTCCCGTGGCGGCGTTACTCGAAATCGTCTCCGACCGGCGCAACGGCGACGGGGGCAACCGCCGGCAACGCCTCCATCTCGGCGCGCAGCTCGATGTATTCATCGCCGGCCTCACGCGCTGGCGGCTGGCTCACTTAGACGTAGTCAGCCGCTTCATCGGGGGCAGTCGGGGCACTGGGGGCACGGCCGGGCTTGGCTTCCTGATCGATCGCCTTTTTGACGCTTCCTGTCCATCGTAGGAGGGGGCGTCCTTCCTGGTAGGCCGGAAACGTTGCCGCGGGCAGCCGACACGTTCCTGCCTGCGCGCGGTGGTCCTGGATCTGGCGCGCTGAATCATTGGTTTCGCCACAGGGTGGCGCGGCAGTGTAGGGGTCGTGACCTGAGTTGACGCATGTGATCTCTGCACAAGGTGACTAATCTGCTTGAGCAGCTACGCGGTACTACTCCTAACGGCCACCGCCGGACCCGGTGTTCTTCGATTGCTTTCAGCCAGACGTAAACCCTTACCCGGACCCCCGGCCGCGCCATAGCGTCGGCACGGTGAGCATTGCCACCGCGCTTGACGCTGCGCCGAGCAAGCCGGGCGGAGCCCGAGCCGGCGGCCCGAGCGGATTGTGGGCGCGCCGCAAATGGGAAGTCGTGCGCGTCGCGTCGCCGCTGGCCGTGCTGGCACTATGGCAGCTGGGCAGCGCCCTCGGCCTGATTCCCGCCGACGTACTTCCGGCCCCCTCCCTGATCCTCGAGGCGGGCGTCGAGTTGACCCGCAACGGCCAGCTCGCAGATGCGCTGCACATCTCCACCGTCCGCGTTGTAGAGGGGCTGCTGCTGGGCGGGATCATCGGGATCGTGGCGGGCGCGGCGGTCGGCCTGTCCCGCTGGATCGAATCGACCGTGGACCCGCCGATGCAGATGATCCGGGCACTGCCGCACCTGGGGCTGATCCCGCTGTTCATCCTCTGGTTCGGAATCGGCGAGCTGCCCAAGGTGTTGCTCGTCGCCCTCGGTGTGGTCTTCCCGCTCTACCTCAACACCTTTTCGGCGATCCGGCAGGTCGACCCCAAGATGCTGGAAACCGCTCGGGTGTTGGGTTTTTCGTTCGCTCAGCGGTTCACCCGGATCATCGTGCCCAGCACGGCGCCGCAGGTGCTCGTCGGTTTCCGGCAATCGCTGGCCATCGCGTGGCTGACCTTGATCGTCGCCGAGCAGATCAACGCCGACAAGGGAATTGGCTTCCTGATCAACAACGCCCGCGATTTCCTGCGAATCGACATCATCATCTTCGGGCTGACCATCTACGCGCTGTTGGGCATCATCACCGACGCCCTCGTCCGGCTCATCGAACGCCGCACGCTGCGTTACCGACACTGAAAGGTCCAGGCTTGACACTCATCGCGGAAACGGCCGCCACCACCCGCGGGCGGACAGGTATCGCCGGCGAGCTGCGCCACGTCGACAAGTGGTACGGAAACCGGCAAGTGCTCAACGACGTTTCGGTGCGGGTGCAACGGGGCGAGATCGTCGCTCTGGTCGGGCGCAGCGGCTCGGGCAAATCGACGGTGCTGCGAGTGCTCGCCGGATTGTCGGATGACCACAGCGGGCAGCGCTTGGTGGCCGGCGCCCCGGCGCTGGCATTCCAGGAGCCGCGCCTCTTCCCGTGGCGCGATGTGCGGACCAACGTCGGCTACGGCCTCACCCGCAGCCGCATCCCGCGGGCGCGAGTCCGCGAGCGCGCCGACCAGGCGCTGGCCGACGTCGGGCTGGCCGACCATGCGGGAGCGTGGCCGCTGACCCTGTCGGGCGGTCAGGCGCAACGGGTTTCGCTGGCCCGCGCGCTGGTGGCCGAGCCCCAACTGCTGCTGCTCGACGAACCTTTCGGAGCGCTGGATGCGCTGACCCGGCTGACCATGCACACCCTGCTGCTGGGTTTGTGGCGCCGACACGGGTTCGGGGTGTTGCTGATCACCCATGACGTCGACGAAGCGGTCGCGCTGGCCGATCGTGTGCTGATGCTCGAGGAAGGCCGTGTCGTGCACACGCTGACCATCGACGAGCCTCGCCGCGGAACAGGTGTGGCCACCGAGCGGCATCGCGCGGAGTTGCTGGATCGTCTTGGTGTGCGGCTTTGACGCGGGGTTTCGCCGCGCTGGCCGCGACGGTCGTATTCGTGTTGGCCGGATGTGTCTCGCGCACTGCGAGTTTGGGGCCTAAGCCGCCGCCGGCCGCGGTGCCGTTGTCGGAGGTGTCGGGTCTGACCCTGCAGGTGGGGGATCAGAAGGGTGGCACCGAAGCGCTGCTGCGCGCCGCCGGGCAGCTGGACAACCTGCCCTACCGCGTCGCGTTCTCGACGTTCACCTCCGGGCCGCCGCAAGTCGAGGCGGCCACCGCGGGCAAGATCGACTTCGCGATCACCGGCAACACGCCGCCGATCTTCGGGGCCGCCAGCAACGCGAGGATCAAGGCGGTCTCCGCGTACGGTGGCGGTGGCGCGGGCAATCGCGTTCTGGTGCATGCCGATTCGCCTATCACATCGGTCTCCGATCTGCGTGGGAAGGCGATCGCCGTTGCCAAGGGCAGCTCGTCGCACGCCAACCTGTTGGCCCAGCTGGACAAGGCCGGGCTCAAGCCCGCCGAGGTGAAGTTCGTGTTCCTGCAGCACGCCGATGCGCTGTCGGCGTTCAGCCAGCACCAGGCCGACGCCTGGGCCATCTGGGATCCCTATACGGCCCAGGCCGAACAGCAGATCCCGGTGCGCAGCATCGCCGAGGCGCAGGGCGTCACCAATGGCGACTGGGTGGGCGTCGCATCCGACCGGGCGCTGGACGACCCGAAACGCAACACCGCGCTGTCCGACCTGCTGGTGCGTTTCGAGAAGGCCGTGCAGTGGGCCAGGGCTCACCCCCAAGAATGGGCCCAAGACTATTCCGCCGCAGTAGGATTAGATGCCCAAGTGGCGGCGGTCGCGGCGACGCGCAGCCTGCGGCTACCGACCGAACTCGGTGATGACGTGGTCGCGTCGGAACAGAAGCTGGCCGATTTGTTCGCGGCCGCAGGCCAGCTCGCGTCGTCGCCCCGGTTTGCCAACTGGGTCGACCGTCGATTCAACGAGGCGTTGCGACAAGGCCTCGCCAGCTGATCTGAGGAGTTATGGCGGCAAAGTTTTTCTGGTTCTTACCGACCACCGGCGACAGTCGATCCATCGTGGGCGGCTCGCACGCGTCGTCGCATCACGTGGTTCCGGCGAGCCATCGCAAGCCGACGCGCCGCTACCTGGCCGAGGTGGCGCGCGCCGCGGACCGGCTCGGCTACGAGGGCGTGCTGACTCCCACCGGAACCTGGTGTGAGGACGCGTGGTTGACGGCGTCGGCGCTGCTCGCCGAGACGGAACGGTTGAAGTTCCTGGTCGCGTTCCGGCCGGGCCTGGTGCCGCCGACGCTGGCCGCCCAGCAGACCGCGACGCTGCAGCGCTTTTCGGATGGCCGGGTGCTGCTCAACGTCGTCAGTGGCAGCGACGATCGCGAGCAGCGCCGCTTCGGTGACTGGCTCGGCCACGACGAGCGCTACGCGCGCACCGGCGAATTCCTGCACATCGTCAGCTCCGTGTGGCGGCAGGAATCCGTCGACTTCGAGGGCAAGTACTACCACGTCGAAGACGCGCGCGTGTCCGAGCCGCCGGATCCGTTGCCGCAGATCTATTTCGGCGGATCCTCACCACCGGCGCTGGCCATCGCTTCCGAATACGTGGACGTGTATCTCACCTGGGGTGAGCCGCCGCAGGCCGCCGCCGAGAAGATCAGCACGGTTCGGACGCTGGCCCACGAGCGGGGCCGCGAGATGCGGTTCGGAATCCGGTTGCACACCATCAGCCGCGACACCTCCGCGGCGGCATGGGCGGTGGCCGAGGAACTGGTCAACGAACTGAGCCCCGAGC
This window harbors:
- a CDS encoding ABC transporter permease, whose product is MSIATALDAAPSKPGGARAGGPSGLWARRKWEVVRVASPLAVLALWQLGSALGLIPADVLPAPSLILEAGVELTRNGQLADALHISTVRVVEGLLLGGIIGIVAGAAVGLSRWIESTVDPPMQMIRALPHLGLIPLFILWFGIGELPKVLLVALGVVFPLYLNTFSAIRQVDPKMLETARVLGFSFAQRFTRIIVPSTAPQVLVGFRQSLAIAWLTLIVAEQINADKGIGFLINNARDFLRIDIIIFGLTIYALLGIITDALVRLIERRTLRYRH
- a CDS encoding tryptophan 2,3-dioxygenase family protein, which produces MVSINSFEEDNGSFLVLTNDEKQHSLWPVATAPSMLQEQLDKRVSSVEVTPAVCPFRHLEDQADDIDAEGRPEAKLRYADYLHLDELLGAVQPSSGDADRSVWADERYFQIIHQASELWVSQILVDLDLALESARRSDFDRAVGRLKRANALLELIVTTQNALQHLAVNDFHRFRPGLQGMSAGQSPQFTTILAGVRHAPVAALLEIVSDRRNGDGGNRRQRLHLGAQLDVFIAGLTRWRLAHLDVVSRFIGGSRGTGGTAGLGFLIDRLFDASCPS
- a CDS encoding ABC transporter substrate-binding protein — translated: MTRGFAALAATVVFVLAGCVSRTASLGPKPPPAAVPLSEVSGLTLQVGDQKGGTEALLRAAGQLDNLPYRVAFSTFTSGPPQVEAATAGKIDFAITGNTPPIFGAASNARIKAVSAYGGGGAGNRVLVHADSPITSVSDLRGKAIAVAKGSSSHANLLAQLDKAGLKPAEVKFVFLQHADALSAFSQHQADAWAIWDPYTAQAEQQIPVRSIAEAQGVTNGDWVGVASDRALDDPKRNTALSDLLVRFEKAVQWARAHPQEWAQDYSAAVGLDAQVAAVAATRSLRLPTELGDDVVASEQKLADLFAAAGQLASSPRFANWVDRRFNEALRQGLAS
- a CDS encoding ABC transporter ATP-binding protein — translated: MTLIAETAATTRGRTGIAGELRHVDKWYGNRQVLNDVSVRVQRGEIVALVGRSGSGKSTVLRVLAGLSDDHSGQRLVAGAPALAFQEPRLFPWRDVRTNVGYGLTRSRIPRARVRERADQALADVGLADHAGAWPLTLSGGQAQRVSLARALVAEPQLLLLDEPFGALDALTRLTMHTLLLGLWRRHGFGVLLITHDVDEAVALADRVLMLEEGRVVHTLTIDEPRRGTGVATERHRAELLDRLGVRL
- a CDS encoding LLM class flavin-dependent oxidoreductase, giving the protein MAAKFFWFLPTTGDSRSIVGGSHASSHHVVPASHRKPTRRYLAEVARAADRLGYEGVLTPTGTWCEDAWLTASALLAETERLKFLVAFRPGLVPPTLAAQQTATLQRFSDGRVLLNVVSGSDDREQRRFGDWLGHDERYARTGEFLHIVSSVWRQESVDFEGKYYHVEDARVSEPPDPLPQIYFGGSSPPALAIASEYVDVYLTWGEPPQAAAEKISTVRTLAHERGREMRFGIRLHTISRDTSAAAWAVAEELVNELSPEQIANATEQHARSESEGQRRMTALHGGRLDKLEIYPNLWAGVGLVRGGAGTALVGSHQEVADLIAEYHALGFDEFILSGYPHLEEAYWFAEGVLPILRNKGVA
- a CDS encoding precorrin-2 C(20)-methyltransferase; protein product: MTNRGVLWGVGLGPGDPELVTVKAARVIGEADVVAYHSARHGRSIARGIAEPYLRPGQIEEHLVYPVTTETTDHPGGYAGAIEDFYVEATGRIAAHLDAGRNVALLAEGDPLFYSSYMHLHTRLTERFDAVIVPGVTSVSAASAAIATPLVAGDEVLSVLPGTLPVEELTRRLADTDAAVVLKLGRSYHAVREALSASGQLDDAFYVERASTTTQRILPAADVDEAGVPYFSLAILPGGQRGRHKPAAGSVTVVGLGPGDLDWMTPQTRRELATATDLIGYGGYLDRVPAHDGQQRHPSDNRDEPERARLACALAEQGRAVAVVSSGDPGVFAMATAVLEEAKEWPGVQVRVIPAMTAAQAVASRVGAPLGHDYAVISLSDRLKPWEVIATRLQAAAAADLVLAIYNPASKTRTWQVGAMRDILLSHREPGTPVVIGRNVSGPDEDVRVVRLADLNPGEIDMRCLLIVGSSQTQWYSHDSTDRVFTPRRYQG
- the cobG gene encoding precorrin-3B synthase; its protein translation is MARTSAEDACPGALQVHQAADGALARIRLPGGMITAAQLATLAAVSSQSGSGSLELTARGNVQLRGLTDLTAVGEKLAAAGLLPSTTHERARNIVASPLSGRSGGHLDLRRWVGELDAALCAEPRLAELGGRFWFSLDDGRADVSGLRADVGVHAFPDGCALLLAGRDTGVRLVAGEVVETLITLASRFVDIRETAWRVQELDDLRRLLPGAEPGPISFAAVTKAPVGWIGQDDGRVTLGAAVPLGVLPARVAEYLAAIEAPLVITPWRSVLVCDLSEEVADTALRVLAPLGLVFDENSPWLTVSACTGSPGCARSAADVRADAARSLDADSTVHRHFVGCDRACGSPLAGEVLVATPDGYRQL
- a CDS encoding precorrin-8X methylmutase; translation: MLDYIRDAAEIYRQSFATIRAEADLARFPADVAQVVVRLIHTCGQVDVAEHVAFTDDVVDRVGAALRGGAPVLCDSSMVAAGITAARLPADNQVVSLVADPRAAELAARRQTTRSAAGVELWADRLPGAVLAIGNAPTALFRLLELIDDGLAPPAGVLGGPVGFVGSAQSKQELIDDPRGTSYLVVRGRRGGSAMAAAAVNAIASDRE